One window from the genome of Streptomyces sp. NBC_01476 encodes:
- the nudC gene encoding NAD(+) diphosphatase, which produces MTGRFDTTAQPVALTHAVVDRAAHHRQDEAWLAAAWSHPSTRVFVVSGGQVLVQDTDDGGTELVMTPAFDAPESEMHRYFLGIDPADGVRYFALQKDALPGRMDDEARPAGLREVGGLLSPLQAGLMVHAVALENWQRLHRFCSRCGERTVIAAAGHIRRCPACGAEHYPRTDPAVIMLVTDDEDRALLGRQVHWPEGRFSTLAGFVEPGESLEAAVRREVLEEAGVVVGDVEYVASQPWPFPSSLMLGFMAQATSSVITVDGEEIHEARWFSREDLRAAFESGEVLPPFGISIAARLIELWYGKPLPRQGATGR; this is translated from the coding sequence TTGACAGGACGTTTCGACACCACAGCCCAACCGGTGGCCCTCACCCACGCGGTGGTGGACCGCGCCGCGCACCACCGCCAGGACGAGGCGTGGCTGGCCGCTGCCTGGAGCCACCCCAGCACCCGGGTGTTCGTGGTCTCCGGCGGCCAGGTGCTGGTCCAGGACACCGACGACGGCGGCACCGAACTCGTGATGACCCCGGCGTTCGACGCCCCCGAGTCCGAGATGCACCGCTACTTCCTCGGCATCGACCCCGCCGACGGGGTGCGCTACTTCGCCCTGCAGAAGGACGCGCTGCCCGGCCGGATGGACGACGAGGCCCGCCCGGCGGGCCTGCGTGAGGTCGGCGGGCTGCTCTCGCCGCTCCAGGCCGGGCTGATGGTGCACGCCGTCGCCCTGGAGAACTGGCAGCGCCTGCACCGCTTCTGCTCCCGCTGCGGCGAGCGCACCGTCATCGCCGCCGCCGGCCACATCCGCCGCTGCCCCGCTTGCGGCGCCGAGCACTACCCGCGCACCGACCCCGCGGTGATCATGCTGGTCACCGATGACGAGGACCGCGCCCTGCTGGGCCGCCAGGTGCACTGGCCGGAAGGCCGCTTCTCCACGCTGGCCGGCTTCGTCGAGCCCGGCGAGTCCCTGGAGGCGGCGGTGCGGCGCGAGGTCCTGGAGGAGGCCGGCGTGGTGGTCGGCGACGTGGAGTACGTCGCCAGCCAGCCCTGGCCCTTCCCGTCGAGCCTGATGCTCGGCTTCATGGCCCAGGCCACCAGCTCGGTGATCACGGTGGACGGCGAGGAGATCCACGAGGCCCGCTGGTTCTCCCGCGAGGACCTCCGTGCCGCCTTCGAGTCCGGCGAGGTGCTGCCCCCGTTCGGCATCTCCATCGCGGCCCGGCTGATCGAACTCTGGTACGGCAAGCCCCTGCCCCGCCAGGGCGCCACCGGCCGCTGA
- a CDS encoding UvrD-helicase domain-containing protein yields MATRITRPEQLKELLGIPFTPEQLACITAPPAPGVIVAGAGSGKTTVMAARVVWLAGTGQVAPDQVLGLTFTNKAAGELSERVRKALAQAGVTDPEPLPQHPGEDTTAPGDPQISTYHAFAGQLLKDHGMRIGLEPTARLLADATRYQLAAKVLRAAPGPYPALTKGLPTLVADLLALSGELAEHLVPAERLRAYDTRLAAELAAFDPGKRGFAWVRDVQQAVAARRDLAELAAAYRQEKQSRELLDFGDQIALSAALAQERPEVGAILRDQYRVVLLDEYQDTSVAQRLLLAGLFGGGSGHPVTAVGDPCQAIYGWRGASVANLDDFPRHFPYADGRPADRYALRQNRRSGGRLLELANTLATELRARHEGVEALTPAPGAERDGLVRCALLPTQEEETAWLADSIAHLVATGTAPGEIAVLCRTAGRFPEIHAALVARDVPVEVVGLSGLLHLPEVADLVATCEVLHDPTANASLVRLLTGPRWRIGPRDLALLGRRARQLVRYAGRGPGDGTDPLAAAVEGTDPAEVISLADALETFLDAAPLLGGDGDELPFSAEARVRFARLAAEIRELRRTLADPLMDVLHRVLTVTGLDVELSASPHALAARRRETLHNFLDVAAGFAALDGEATLLAFLGFLHTAVQYERGLDSSLPGGENTVKVLTAHKAKGLEWDVVAVPGLIARGFPSERGRELWPANAKVLPHGLRGDAATLPDVPEWTRAGMDGFRDAMKEHQRIEELRLGYVTFTRPRSLLLGSGHWWGPTQKSRFGPSAFLEALREHCEAGDGEIEHWADEPGPEATNPALDTAVEPAWPLPLDPEALVRRRRAATAVLAHLDRLDHPDHLGQPGHLDHPDRPGHPGHLDHPDHPDHPDQPDRPGHLDDQGAPDRLDGPEGADGAGDRGGPGLGDADGTGGEDTPGRLDPPRAGDVPGPRAEGPAGPVPEDGAGGDRLVPEEARLVASWDRDLDALAGELRRARATVRDVPLPASLTATQLMRLAADPDGLARELARPLPSPPGPAARRGTRFHAWVESRFEVRPLFAPEDLPGIDPGSPGDPGDAIADEQDLADLKDAFLRTPYADRPPYRVEEPFHITLAGRLIRGRIDAVYRDGDGYELLDWKTGHRPDAADPLQLAIYRVAWSERERVPLHRVRAAFLHVRSGEVVRPRHLPDRAALERLLDGAPQ; encoded by the coding sequence GTGGCAACCCGCATCACCCGACCCGAGCAGCTGAAAGAGCTGCTGGGCATCCCGTTCACCCCGGAGCAATTGGCGTGCATCACCGCGCCTCCCGCGCCGGGTGTGATCGTGGCCGGGGCCGGTTCGGGGAAGACCACGGTGATGGCCGCCCGGGTGGTGTGGCTGGCCGGCACCGGCCAGGTCGCCCCCGACCAGGTACTCGGGCTGACCTTCACCAACAAGGCGGCGGGCGAACTCTCCGAGCGGGTCCGCAAGGCGCTGGCCCAGGCCGGCGTCACCGACCCGGAACCCCTGCCGCAGCACCCCGGCGAGGACACCACCGCGCCCGGCGACCCGCAGATCTCGACCTATCACGCCTTCGCCGGCCAGCTGCTCAAGGACCACGGCATGCGGATCGGCCTGGAGCCCACCGCGCGGCTGCTCGCCGACGCCACCCGCTACCAGCTGGCGGCGAAGGTGCTGCGGGCGGCGCCCGGCCCCTACCCCGCGCTGACCAAGGGCCTGCCCACGCTCGTCGCCGACCTGCTGGCGCTCTCCGGCGAGCTGGCCGAGCACCTGGTGCCCGCCGAGCGGCTGCGGGCGTACGACACCCGGCTCGCCGCCGAGCTGGCCGCCTTCGACCCGGGAAAGCGCGGTTTCGCCTGGGTCCGGGACGTCCAGCAGGCGGTGGCCGCCCGCCGGGACCTCGCCGAACTGGCAGCCGCCTACCGGCAGGAGAAGCAGAGCCGGGAACTGCTGGACTTCGGTGACCAGATCGCCCTGTCCGCGGCTCTGGCGCAGGAACGCCCCGAGGTGGGCGCGATCCTGCGCGACCAGTACCGCGTGGTGCTGCTGGACGAGTACCAGGACACCTCGGTCGCCCAGCGACTGCTCCTCGCCGGGCTCTTCGGCGGCGGCAGCGGCCATCCGGTCACCGCCGTCGGCGACCCCTGCCAGGCGATCTACGGCTGGCGCGGTGCCTCGGTCGCCAACCTCGACGACTTCCCGCGGCACTTCCCGTACGCCGACGGCCGCCCCGCCGACCGGTACGCGCTGCGGCAGAACCGCCGCTCGGGCGGCCGGCTGCTGGAGCTGGCCAACACCCTGGCCACCGAACTGCGGGCCCGGCACGAAGGCGTCGAGGCGCTCACCCCCGCGCCGGGCGCCGAACGCGACGGGCTGGTGCGGTGCGCCCTGCTGCCCACCCAGGAGGAGGAGACCGCCTGGCTCGCCGACTCCATCGCCCACCTCGTCGCCACCGGCACCGCCCCCGGTGAGATCGCCGTGCTGTGCCGTACCGCGGGCCGGTTCCCGGAGATCCACGCGGCACTGGTCGCCAGGGACGTACCCGTGGAGGTGGTGGGCCTGTCCGGGCTGCTCCATCTGCCGGAGGTCGCCGACCTCGTGGCCACCTGCGAGGTGCTGCACGACCCGACCGCCAACGCATCGCTGGTCCGGCTGCTCACCGGCCCTCGCTGGCGGATCGGCCCGCGCGACCTGGCGCTGCTCGGCCGCCGTGCCCGGCAGCTCGTCCGGTACGCGGGCCGCGGCCCCGGCGACGGCACGGACCCGCTGGCGGCGGCCGTCGAAGGCACCGACCCGGCCGAGGTGATCTCGCTGGCCGACGCGCTGGAGACGTTCCTGGACGCGGCGCCGCTGCTGGGCGGTGACGGCGACGAACTGCCGTTCTCGGCCGAGGCGCGGGTCCGGTTCGCCCGGCTGGCGGCCGAGATAAGGGAACTGCGCCGCACCCTCGCCGACCCGCTGATGGACGTCCTGCACCGGGTGCTCACCGTCACCGGCCTGGACGTCGAGCTGTCCGCGTCCCCGCACGCGCTGGCCGCCCGGCGCCGCGAGACGCTGCACAACTTCCTCGACGTGGCCGCCGGTTTCGCCGCCCTCGACGGGGAGGCGACGTTGCTGGCGTTCCTCGGCTTCCTGCACACCGCGGTCCAGTACGAGCGGGGCCTGGACAGTTCGCTGCCCGGCGGTGAGAACACGGTCAAGGTGCTCACCGCGCACAAGGCCAAGGGCCTGGAGTGGGACGTGGTGGCCGTCCCCGGCCTGATCGCCAGGGGCTTCCCCAGCGAGCGCGGCCGGGAACTGTGGCCGGCCAACGCCAAGGTGCTGCCGCACGGCCTGCGCGGCGACGCGGCCACCCTCCCCGACGTCCCCGAGTGGACCCGGGCCGGGATGGACGGCTTCCGGGACGCGATGAAGGAGCACCAGCGGATCGAGGAACTCCGGCTGGGATACGTCACCTTCACCCGGCCGCGGTCGCTGCTGCTCGGCTCGGGGCACTGGTGGGGGCCGACCCAGAAGTCGCGGTTCGGGCCGTCGGCCTTCCTGGAGGCGCTGCGCGAGCACTGCGAGGCGGGCGACGGCGAGATCGAGCACTGGGCGGACGAACCCGGGCCCGAGGCGACCAACCCGGCGCTGGACACCGCCGTCGAGCCGGCCTGGCCGCTGCCGCTCGACCCGGAGGCGCTGGTCCGGCGGCGGCGGGCGGCGACGGCGGTGCTGGCGCACCTGGACCGGCTGGACCACCCGGACCACCTGGGTCAGCCGGGGCACCTGGATCACCCGGACCGGCCGGGTCACCCGGGTCACCTGGATCACCCGGATCACCCGGATCACCCGGATCAGCCGGACCGGCCGGGGCACCTGGATGACCAGGGTGCCCCGGACCGGCTGGACGGTCCGGAGGGGGCGGACGGCGCCGGCGATCGCGGCGGCCCCGGCCTCGGTGATGCTGACGGTACGGGCGGCGAGGACACCCCGGGCCGGCTGGACCCGCCGCGGGCGGGGGACGTGCCGGGGCCGCGTGCGGAGGGGCCGGCCGGACCCGTACCGGAGGACGGCGCCGGGGGCGATCGGCTCGTGCCCGAGGAGGCGCGGCTGGTCGCGTCCTGGGACCGGGACCTGGACGCTCTCGCCGGAGAGCTGCGGCGGGCGCGCGCCACCGTCCGGGACGTACCGCTGCCCGCGTCGCTGACCGCCACCCAGCTGATGCGGCTGGCCGCCGACCCGGACGGGCTGGCCCGCGAGCTGGCCCGGCCACTGCCGAGCCCGCCCGGGCCCGCCGCCCGCCGCGGCACCCGCTTCCACGCCTGGGTCGAGTCCCGCTTCGAGGTCCGCCCGCTCTTCGCCCCCGAGGACCTGCCCGGCATCGACCCCGGCAGCCCCGGTGACCCCGGCGACGCCATCGCCGACGAGCAGGACCTCGCCGACCTCAAGGACGCCTTCCTGCGCACCCCGTACGCCGACCGCCCGCCCTACCGCGTCGAGGAGCCGTTCCACATCACGCTGGCCGGCCGCCTCATCCGCGGCCGTATCGACGCCGTCTACCGCGACGGCGACGGCTACGAACTCCTCGACTGGAAGACCGGGCACCGCCCCGATGCCGCGGACCCCCTCCAGCTCGCCATCTACCGGGTGGCCTGGTCGGAGCGCGAGCGCGTACCGCTGCACCGGGTCAGGGCCGCCTTCCTGCACGTCCGCAGCGGCGAGGTGGTCCGCCCGCGGCACCTCCCCGACCGCGCGGCGCTGGAACGCCTCCTCGACGGTGCCCCGCAGTGA
- a CDS encoding mycoredoxin, giving the protein MSGNVTMYSTTWCGYCRRLKSQMEREGIAYTEVNIEQDPASAKFVEEANGGNQTVPTLLISGDSGKSTTLTNPSVAQVKQALAA; this is encoded by the coding sequence ATGTCGGGCAACGTGACCATGTACAGCACCACCTGGTGCGGCTACTGCCGTCGGCTGAAGAGCCAGATGGAGCGCGAGGGCATCGCGTACACCGAGGTCAACATCGAGCAGGACCCGGCGTCCGCGAAGTTCGTGGAGGAGGCCAACGGCGGCAATCAGACGGTGCCGACGCTGCTGATCTCCGGGGACAGCGGCAAGTCCACCACGCTCACCAACCCCTCCGTGGCCCAGGTGAAGCAGGCCCTGGCCGCCTGA
- a CDS encoding ATP-dependent DNA helicase UvrD2: MTATTHDSLFPAMPDSADAVLDGLDPEQRAVATALHGPVCVLAGAGTGKTRAITHRIAYGVRAGILQPTTVLAVTFTARAAGEMRGRLRQLGAGGVQARTFHSAALRQLQYFWPRAVGGELPRLVERKVQLVAEAGARCRIRLDRNELRDVTGEIEWCKVTQTVPEEYPAAAAKTGRDVPRDPAEIARIYTTYEQLKRDRGVIDFEDVLLLTVGVLQDRPDVADTVRSQYQHFVVDEYQDVSPLQQRLLDLWLGGRDDLCVVGDASQTIYSFTGATPDFLLGFRSRHPDATVVKLVRDYRSTPQVVGLANGLLGQARGQAAAHRLELISQREAGPEPTYTEYADEPAEAEGAARRIRQLIDSGVRPSEIAVLYRINAQSEVYEQALADAGVPYQLRGAERFFERPEVREAGMLLRGAARASSDPGETAPTIPQQVRDVLSSRGWASEPPAGSGAVRDRWESLAALVRLSEDFAAARPDATLGDFVGELDERANAQHAPTVEGVTLASLHAAKGLEWDAVFLVGLTEGTLPITYAKTDEQVEEERRLLYVGVTRARFHLALSWALSRSPGGRGGRRPSRFLDGLRPGSAPRGARGSGGTGGVERGQGGGRKRRGPVLCRVCGRTLSDAGEIKLMRCEDCPSDLDEGLYERLRAWRVEQAKALGQPAYCVFTDKTLLAIAEVRPSGEAELTSIAGVGARKLDKFGADVLALVAGGDPDDPALGPAGAPAGDPSEAAADDPGDPGDPSADPAEQPGESSEEEAEK; encoded by the coding sequence GTGACTGCGACAACCCACGACTCGCTCTTTCCCGCGATGCCCGACTCCGCGGACGCGGTGCTCGACGGCCTGGACCCCGAGCAGCGCGCCGTCGCCACGGCCCTGCACGGCCCGGTGTGCGTGCTGGCCGGAGCCGGCACCGGCAAGACCCGGGCCATCACGCACCGGATCGCGTACGGGGTCCGCGCGGGGATACTGCAGCCCACGACGGTGCTCGCGGTGACCTTCACCGCGCGGGCGGCGGGGGAGATGCGCGGGCGGCTGCGCCAGCTGGGCGCCGGCGGGGTGCAGGCCCGCACCTTCCACTCCGCCGCGCTGCGCCAGCTCCAGTACTTCTGGCCGCGGGCGGTCGGCGGCGAACTGCCCCGCCTGGTGGAGCGGAAGGTCCAGCTGGTCGCCGAGGCCGGCGCGCGCTGCCGGATCCGGCTGGACCGCAACGAGCTGCGGGACGTCACCGGCGAGATCGAGTGGTGCAAGGTCACCCAGACCGTGCCCGAGGAGTATCCGGCCGCCGCCGCCAAGACCGGCCGGGACGTGCCCCGCGACCCCGCCGAGATCGCCCGCATCTACACCACTTACGAGCAGCTCAAGCGCGACCGCGGGGTGATCGACTTCGAGGACGTGCTACTGCTGACCGTCGGTGTGCTGCAGGACCGGCCGGACGTCGCCGACACCGTGCGCTCGCAGTACCAGCACTTCGTCGTGGACGAGTACCAGGACGTGAGCCCGCTCCAGCAGCGCCTGCTCGACCTGTGGCTGGGCGGCCGGGACGACCTGTGCGTCGTCGGCGACGCCTCCCAGACCATCTACTCCTTCACCGGCGCCACCCCCGACTTCCTGCTCGGCTTCCGCAGCCGCCACCCCGACGCCACCGTGGTGAAGCTCGTCCGCGACTACCGCTCCACCCCCCAGGTCGTCGGCCTGGCCAACGGCCTGCTCGGGCAGGCCCGCGGCCAGGCCGCCGCCCACCGGCTCGAACTGATCTCGCAGCGCGAGGCCGGCCCCGAGCCCACCTACACCGAATACGCCGACGAGCCCGCCGAGGCCGAAGGCGCCGCCCGTCGCATCCGGCAGCTCATCGACTCCGGGGTCCGGCCCAGCGAGATCGCCGTCCTCTACCGGATCAACGCCCAGTCCGAGGTGTACGAGCAGGCGCTCGCCGACGCCGGCGTGCCCTACCAACTGCGCGGCGCCGAGCGGTTCTTCGAGCGGCCCGAGGTGCGGGAGGCGGGCATGCTGCTGCGCGGCGCCGCCCGCGCCTCCAGCGATCCGGGCGAGACCGCCCCCACCATCCCCCAGCAGGTGCGGGACGTGCTCAGCTCCCGTGGCTGGGCCTCGGAACCGCCGGCCGGCTCCGGCGCGGTGCGCGACCGCTGGGAGTCACTGGCCGCACTCGTCCGCCTCTCCGAGGACTTCGCCGCCGCCCGGCCCGACGCCACCCTCGGCGACTTCGTCGGCGAGCTCGACGAACGCGCCAACGCCCAGCACGCCCCCACCGTCGAAGGCGTCACCCTCGCCTCCCTGCACGCCGCCAAGGGTCTCGAATGGGACGCCGTCTTCCTCGTCGGCCTCACCGAGGGCACGCTCCCGATCACCTACGCCAAGACCGACGAACAGGTCGAGGAGGAGCGCCGGCTGCTCTACGTCGGCGTCACCCGGGCCCGTTTCCACCTCGCGCTGTCATGGGCGCTGTCCCGCTCCCCCGGCGGTCGCGGCGGGCGCCGGCCGTCCCGTTTCCTGGACGGTCTGCGGCCCGGCTCCGCTCCCCGCGGAGCCCGTGGCTCCGGTGGAACCGGAGGCGTGGAGCGCGGCCAGGGCGGCGGCCGCAAACGGCGCGGCCCCGTGCTCTGCCGGGTCTGCGGCCGCACGCTGTCCGACGCCGGCGAGATCAAACTGATGCGCTGCGAGGACTGCCCCTCCGACCTCGACGAAGGTCTCTACGAGCGGCTGCGGGCCTGGCGGGTGGAGCAGGCCAAGGCGCTCGGCCAGCCCGCCTACTGCGTCTTCACCGACAAGACGCTGCTGGCCATCGCCGAGGTCCGCCCGTCGGGAGAAGCGGAACTCACCTCGATCGCCGGTGTCGGCGCCCGCAAACTCGACAAGTTCGGCGCGGACGTACTGGCCCTGGTGGCGGGCGGGGACCCTGACGACCCCGCCCTCGGTCCGGCCGGTGCCCCGGCCGGCGACCCGTCCGAAGCCGCCGCCGATGACCCCGGTGACCCCGGTGACCCCTCGGCGGATCCCGCCGAGCAGCCCGGAGAATCTTCTGAAGAAGAAGCCGAAAAATAG